In one window of Comamonas testosteroni DNA:
- a CDS encoding DUF2868 domain-containing protein, whose translation MKASSARDIVFAHALETAAPHEALPTAERCTAITQECLHAQGKVKGGGRAAFEGFLHERAQRVIAAAQLPADIRAMARQRAGISSWMVLVVMAAAFALGFAGHAITDPHRVDLLSASLIGIVLWNLLVYALLLPTWLRSLARRRKTVIAPLEPGQGQGAVAAPGGWLQKLQARKWSVSRGTGLRKMALNFERNWWQVNQQPRHAQWLMCLHLGAAMLALGALASLWLTGLTRAYQVGWESTFLSPSAVQTCLNMLFAPVQHLLGLAPWSLAQIQALQGWSAGDAADAGPRWVQLYSWLLGLMVVAPRLLLALWQGVRVWWLSQHLALPLQQPYFQKLQRDWAGRATALLVQPYSLDITPEREAALRNHVAQSYGAGAQLELLPVLAYGSPLPDASAVDAQQVLLLNLAATPEAEIHGVLLAQVLNRWGAQTDVWLWAADFRARNSGAPARVQEREQLWREFVRGAGLNATLVPGAGV comes from the coding sequence ATGAAAGCCAGCTCAGCCCGCGACATTGTCTTTGCTCATGCTCTGGAAACTGCAGCTCCGCACGAGGCGCTGCCCACGGCCGAGCGTTGCACTGCCATCACGCAGGAGTGCCTGCACGCCCAGGGCAAGGTCAAGGGTGGCGGCCGTGCGGCGTTTGAAGGCTTTCTGCATGAGCGGGCACAACGCGTGATTGCTGCAGCGCAGCTGCCTGCCGACATACGGGCGATGGCCCGTCAGCGCGCCGGTATCTCAAGCTGGATGGTGCTGGTCGTGATGGCAGCGGCATTTGCGCTGGGCTTTGCGGGTCATGCGATCACAGACCCGCATCGTGTGGACCTGCTCTCTGCTTCTCTGATCGGGATCGTGCTGTGGAATCTGCTGGTCTATGCGCTGTTGCTGCCGACCTGGTTGCGCAGTCTGGCGCGGCGCAGGAAGACGGTTATTGCACCGCTGGAGCCTGGGCAGGGTCAGGGTGCCGTCGCGGCCCCCGGTGGCTGGCTGCAAAAACTGCAGGCAAGGAAGTGGAGTGTTTCGCGCGGCACGGGGCTGCGCAAGATGGCGCTGAACTTCGAGCGCAACTGGTGGCAGGTCAACCAGCAGCCACGTCATGCGCAGTGGTTGATGTGCCTGCATCTGGGCGCGGCCATGCTGGCGCTGGGAGCGCTGGCATCGCTATGGCTGACCGGCCTGACCAGGGCGTATCAAGTGGGCTGGGAGAGCACTTTCCTCTCGCCGTCTGCCGTGCAGACCTGTCTGAACATGCTGTTTGCGCCGGTGCAGCATCTGCTGGGTCTGGCACCGTGGAGTCTGGCGCAGATCCAGGCGCTGCAGGGCTGGTCGGCCGGTGATGCCGCAGATGCGGGGCCACGCTGGGTGCAGCTCTACAGCTGGCTGCTGGGCTTGATGGTGGTGGCGCCGCGCCTGCTGCTGGCGCTTTGGCAGGGGGTCAGGGTCTGGTGGTTGAGTCAGCATCTGGCCTTGCCGCTGCAGCAGCCTTATTTCCAGAAGCTGCAGCGTGACTGGGCGGGACGCGCAACGGCGCTGCTGGTGCAGCCCTACAGCCTGGACATCACGCCCGAGCGCGAAGCCGCCCTGCGCAACCATGTGGCGCAGAGCTACGGCGCTGGTGCGCAGCTTGAGCTGCTGCCTGTGCTGGCCTATGGCTCGCCCTTGCCGGACGCTTCGGCCGTTGACGCACAGCAGGTGCTGCTGCTCAATCTGGCTGCCACGCCGGAGGCGGAAATTCATGGCGTGCTGCTGGCGCAGGTATTGAACCGCTGGGGCGCGCAGACCGATGTGTGGCTATGGGCGGCGGATTTTCGTGCGCGCAACAGCGGTGCCCCGGCGCGAGTGCAGGAACGCGAGCAGCTGTGGCGGGAATTCGTGCGCGGCGCGGGCCTGAACGCGACCCTGGTGCCCGGCGCAGGAGTGTGA
- a CDS encoding DUF3482 domain-containing protein — translation MMSENNVLVPSDNSIQWCLLSHTNIGKTTLTRTLMADDVGEIDDAAHVTTQSQRYLLQKTQQGDELWLWDTPGFGDSVRLYERLRQQGNPLGWFLSNVWDRWRDKPFYLSQRALLAARDHADVMLYLVNAAEDPADAGYWSAEMNILAWLNKPVIVLLNQIGSDTTAEQTQEDLRRWQQATQSFQSVVRDVLVLDAFTRSWWHERKMMQSIAPLLPRSKQPAYRRLLEQRAWQQQQREQASLAVMADQLLAAAGLHEKLDPEQGKLLVRAWQSLSQLTTKLGKSAEGEERLGTQAKAAVQRLMQALRQADVQATQRLLEIHGLDGQAASQIQDQLRNELQITTPVDAQAASLWGALTAGAATGLGADLMAGGLTLGAGALVGALLGALTFGGAAWGANKMFDQEQQSFRLSTDYLNASVSQVLLKYLLISHFGRGRGRYTSPAAPSQWSELTQVTVQVQAARWAALWAQLREAHAAGAAVDAHRVATMELLSQSLQQIMVDLYPGLNAESGVRDGGNAP, via the coding sequence ATGATGAGTGAGAACAATGTGCTGGTTCCGAGTGACAACAGCATTCAGTGGTGTCTGTTGTCGCACACCAATATCGGCAAGACCACGCTGACCCGTACGCTGATGGCCGACGATGTCGGCGAGATTGACGATGCCGCCCATGTGACCACGCAGTCGCAGCGCTATCTGCTTCAGAAAACGCAGCAGGGCGATGAGCTGTGGCTTTGGGACACACCGGGTTTCGGCGACTCCGTGCGGCTTTATGAGCGCCTGCGGCAGCAGGGCAATCCGCTGGGCTGGTTTCTCAGCAATGTCTGGGACCGCTGGCGCGACAAGCCTTTTTACCTGAGCCAGCGTGCCTTGCTTGCTGCGCGCGATCATGCGGATGTGATGCTCTACCTCGTCAACGCGGCAGAGGACCCGGCCGATGCCGGCTACTGGAGCGCCGAGATGAACATACTGGCCTGGCTGAACAAGCCGGTCATCGTGCTTCTCAACCAGATCGGCAGCGACACCACGGCAGAGCAGACGCAGGAAGATTTGCGGCGCTGGCAGCAGGCGACGCAGAGCTTTCAAAGCGTGGTGCGCGACGTGCTGGTGCTGGATGCCTTCACGCGCAGCTGGTGGCATGAGCGCAAGATGATGCAAAGCATTGCGCCGCTGTTGCCCCGGTCCAAACAGCCCGCCTACCGGCGTCTGCTGGAGCAGCGGGCCTGGCAGCAGCAACAGCGCGAGCAGGCGAGCCTGGCGGTCATGGCAGATCAGTTGCTGGCGGCGGCGGGGCTGCATGAAAAGCTCGACCCTGAGCAAGGCAAGCTGCTGGTGCGTGCCTGGCAAAGCCTGAGCCAGCTCACCACCAAACTGGGCAAATCGGCAGAGGGTGAAGAGCGGCTCGGAACGCAAGCCAAGGCAGCCGTTCAGCGGCTGATGCAGGCTTTGCGTCAGGCCGATGTGCAGGCCACCCAGCGCTTGCTCGAGATTCATGGACTCGACGGTCAGGCGGCCAGTCAGATTCAGGATCAACTGCGCAACGAGCTTCAGATCACCACGCCCGTGGATGCGCAGGCGGCCAGCTTGTGGGGGGCGTTGACTGCCGGTGCGGCCACAGGACTGGGGGCCGATCTGATGGCAGGAGGCTTGACGCTGGGTGCCGGTGCCCTGGTGGGGGCGCTGTTGGGGGCGCTCACCTTTGGGGGAGCGGCCTGGGGAGCGAACAAGATGTTCGATCAGGAGCAGCAGAGCTTTCGACTCTCGACCGACTATCTGAACGCCAGCGTGAGTCAGGTATTGCTCAAGTACCTGCTGATCTCGCATTTCGGTCGTGGTCGCGGTCGCTACACCAGCCCTGCTGCGCCCAGTCAATGGAGTGAGCTGACCCAGGTCACGGTGCAGGTGCAGGCTGCGCGATGGGCAGCTCTCTGGGCGCAGCTGCGTGAAGCACATGCCGCAGGGGCGGCGGTCGATGCGCACAGAGTCGCCACGATGGAGCTGCTCTCGCAAAGCCTGCAGCAGATCATGGTCGATCTCTATCCGGGGCTGAACGCAGAGTCCGGTGTCAGAGACGGGGGAAACGCACCGTAA
- a CDS encoding sensor histidine kinase: MALGLNRIWVRFGLWITAAVLLAIASLAIGVLTFSELQYREFYRHLPSPVKTELEALKSQDLEDSPRALQIYSEYWEGDRLFGEKWSLVIGLAVSLPFGMAVGFWISRRITSPLASMVEVAARVERGDLASRAVKGNAHGEMAEMIDAFNGMVDSLETLEAERLATAASISHELRTPLTVLQARLHAICDGVIDSSPAEMKTLLGQVEHLGRLVGDLHTLSMADAGQLSLRKERIDLAALVGDVVEDLHPQLQKLDMALSLDLPMQDGDGSTDIKADVDRLRQITTNLISNVLRHASSGHWLSIRVHTTSDHQSRSWVTLEVGDAGPGLADEVQAHPFQRFVQTPGKRRREGSGLGLSIVKALVTSQGGTVSAGVSERGGALFTVRFPRL; encoded by the coding sequence ATGGCCCTGGGACTGAACCGCATCTGGGTCCGCTTTGGTCTGTGGATCACGGCGGCCGTGCTGCTGGCCATTGCCTCGCTGGCGATTGGCGTGCTGACGTTTTCCGAGTTGCAGTACCGCGAGTTCTATCGCCACCTGCCAAGCCCCGTCAAGACAGAGCTGGAAGCGCTGAAGTCCCAGGATCTGGAAGACAGCCCCAGAGCCCTTCAGATCTACTCCGAGTACTGGGAAGGCGACCGCCTGTTTGGCGAGAAATGGTCGTTGGTCATCGGTCTGGCTGTCAGCCTGCCTTTCGGCATGGCCGTGGGCTTCTGGATTTCGCGACGCATCACCAGTCCGCTGGCCTCCATGGTGGAAGTGGCTGCGCGCGTGGAGCGTGGCGATCTGGCCTCCAGAGCTGTCAAAGGCAATGCCCATGGCGAGATGGCCGAGATGATCGACGCCTTCAACGGCATGGTCGATTCTCTGGAGACGCTGGAAGCAGAGCGCCTGGCCACGGCCGCCTCAATCTCCCACGAGCTGCGAACCCCTTTGACGGTGTTGCAGGCTCGCCTGCACGCGATCTGCGACGGCGTCATCGACTCCAGCCCGGCCGAGATGAAGACGCTGCTGGGCCAGGTCGAGCATCTGGGACGGCTGGTCGGCGATCTGCACACCCTGTCCATGGCCGACGCAGGACAACTGTCCCTGCGCAAGGAACGCATAGACCTTGCTGCACTGGTTGGCGATGTCGTCGAGGACTTGCACCCACAGCTGCAAAAGCTGGACATGGCGCTGTCACTGGATCTGCCCATGCAGGACGGCGATGGCAGCACCGACATCAAGGCCGACGTCGATCGCTTGCGCCAGATCACCACCAACCTCATCAGCAACGTGCTGCGTCATGCCAGCAGCGGCCACTGGCTGAGCATACGGGTGCATACGACCTCCGACCACCAGAGCCGGTCATGGGTGACCCTGGAAGTGGGCGATGCGGGGCCCGGCCTTGCTGACGAAGTTCAGGCCCACCCCTTCCAGCGCTTTGTCCAGACTCCCGGCAAGCGTCGCAGAGAAGGCTCCGGTCTGGGCCTGTCCATCGTCAAGGCACTGGTGACTTCACAGGGCGGAACCGTCAGCGCCGGCGTGTCCGAGCGCGGCGGTGCCCTGTTTACGGTGCGTTTCCCCCGTCTCTGA
- a CDS encoding response regulator encodes MHDFAAHKTMTTFAQPASTPMVLVVEDEPAIAGVLSAYLERDGLRIRMAQDGEEALQSFRQLRPDLVLLDIHLPKVDGVDVLRMIRNDSDVPVIMVTALADDVDKLLALRLGADDYVVKPFNPPEVVARVRAVLRRTQAKPAPVAAPIRVGPIEIDVEAHSAAVYDDAGQAVPLALTLTEFRLLDCLAAQPRRCFSRAYLIENCLPESDALERVIDSHLSKLRRKLQLAGQDGLIETVRGIGYRLWPWD; translated from the coding sequence ATGCATGACTTTGCTGCACACAAAACCATGACTACTTTTGCTCAACCTGCTTCCACGCCGATGGTGCTTGTGGTCGAAGACGAACCCGCAATTGCGGGCGTTCTCAGCGCCTATCTGGAGCGCGACGGCCTGCGCATTCGCATGGCGCAGGATGGCGAGGAAGCCCTGCAGAGCTTTCGCCAACTGCGCCCGGACCTGGTGCTGCTGGACATTCATCTGCCCAAGGTCGATGGAGTGGATGTGCTGCGCATGATTCGCAATGACAGCGATGTCCCCGTCATCATGGTGACGGCTCTGGCAGACGATGTGGACAAGCTGCTGGCACTGCGCCTGGGAGCGGACGACTATGTGGTCAAGCCTTTCAACCCTCCCGAGGTGGTGGCCCGCGTGCGTGCCGTGCTGCGCCGCACCCAGGCCAAGCCTGCGCCGGTGGCAGCGCCCATACGCGTCGGACCGATAGAGATCGATGTGGAAGCCCACAGTGCAGCCGTCTATGACGATGCTGGCCAGGCCGTGCCTCTGGCACTGACGCTCACGGAATTCCGTCTGCTGGACTGCCTGGCAGCCCAGCCACGCCGCTGCTTTTCACGTGCCTACCTGATTGAGAACTGCCTGCCGGAAAGCGATGCGCTGGAGCGGGTGATCGACTCCCACCTCTCCAAGCTGCGCCGCAAGCTGCAACTGGCCGGCCAGGACGGGCTGATCGAGACCGTGCGCGGTATTGGCTATCGTCTATGGCCCTGGGACTGA
- a CDS encoding efflux transporter outer membrane subunit has protein sequence MGSLCLCALSLLAGCAAPEAVKLDRATPPQWQQQESAQKSDPAALAHWWRAWNDPALNALVDEALSQNLDVAQAVLRLRQQRLLAGTAGAAFRPTVSTGARTLQDIAAVDTYFHSSIDVSWDLGLFGDSEAARRAGAAGVLDAQAQLHAARVALVADVVHRYLDIRLAQVQRSLAERQLQQAQRQLQFLEIRHEQRLTDAQSLEQQKLQLRTAQSQLFTLSEAQARAAHALAALLGRERAEPQWLQPATDAALPTMQALAVLPADLLRSRPDIQSAEAAVEQAAAEVGVSHAALYPRLTLTGSLLYAYNLTRNHRTTSDSIPMVGPQIDIPLFDWGRRRAVADGKELALQASIKAYRQTVLNGIAEAETALAAVAAQQQRQQQLQSERQIHAGREKAQAVRQQLGLSSELAGIDSARASLQNQSELATARAAEALAYVALYKAVGAAPVDAALVTRTTEAQP, from the coding sequence ATGGGCAGTCTGTGCCTGTGTGCCTTGTCATTGCTGGCAGGCTGTGCTGCGCCCGAGGCAGTCAAGCTGGACCGGGCCACGCCACCTCAGTGGCAGCAGCAGGAGTCGGCTCAAAAGTCGGACCCTGCGGCATTGGCCCACTGGTGGCGCGCCTGGAATGACCCCGCGCTGAATGCGCTGGTGGACGAGGCGCTGTCCCAGAACCTGGATGTGGCTCAGGCTGTGCTGCGTCTGCGTCAGCAGCGTTTGCTGGCCGGTACGGCCGGAGCGGCTTTTCGCCCCACGGTCAGCACCGGAGCGCGAACCCTGCAGGATATTGCGGCAGTTGACACTTACTTTCATTCCAGCATCGATGTGAGCTGGGATCTTGGCCTGTTTGGTGACTCCGAAGCGGCGCGCCGCGCAGGCGCGGCCGGCGTGCTGGATGCGCAAGCCCAGCTGCATGCAGCGCGGGTGGCGCTGGTGGCCGATGTGGTGCACCGTTATCTCGATATCCGGCTGGCCCAGGTGCAGCGCAGCTTGGCCGAGAGGCAATTGCAGCAGGCACAGCGGCAATTGCAGTTCCTGGAGATTCGGCATGAGCAGAGGCTGACAGATGCCCAGTCTCTGGAGCAGCAAAAGTTGCAGCTGCGTACGGCGCAGTCTCAGCTGTTCACCTTGAGCGAAGCCCAGGCGCGTGCTGCCCATGCGCTGGCTGCCCTGCTGGGACGCGAGCGTGCCGAGCCGCAGTGGCTGCAGCCCGCGACGGATGCCGCGTTGCCCACAATGCAGGCGCTTGCCGTGCTGCCGGCAGACCTGCTGCGCAGCCGCCCCGATATTCAAAGCGCCGAGGCCGCGGTGGAGCAGGCTGCGGCCGAGGTCGGTGTGTCACACGCGGCGCTCTATCCGCGGTTGACCCTGACGGGGTCGTTGTTGTATGCATACAACCTGACGCGCAATCACCGCACGACTTCGGACTCCATCCCCATGGTTGGTCCGCAGATCGATATTCCGCTCTTTGACTGGGGGCGCCGCCGTGCCGTGGCAGACGGCAAGGAGTTGGCGCTGCAGGCCAGCATCAAGGCATACCGCCAGACCGTGCTCAATGGCATTGCCGAGGCTGAAACCGCCCTGGCAGCGGTTGCCGCCCAGCAGCAAAGGCAGCAGCAGCTGCAGTCCGAGAGGCAGATCCATGCCGGGCGTGAGAAGGCCCAGGCAGTGCGCCAGCAACTGGGGCTGTCCAGCGAGTTGGCGGGCATCGATAGCGCCCGCGCCAGCCTGCAAAACCAGAGCGAGCTGGCAACCGCCAGGGCTGCCGAGGCGCTGGCCTATGTGGCTCTGTACAAGGCTGTGGGTGCTGCGCCTGTCGATGCTGCGCTTGTGACCCGTACCACAGAGGCCCAGCCATGA
- a CDS encoding ABC transporter permease → MIALARKTLIHEWRRFVPSVFAVGFSGVLLAMQAALVLGIFGSAAIYVTASSADLWVGYPGTQSVNFGRNIGSDVEMRLRMDPDVAAVESYVWVDGDWRARAGAQGATGGGVSVYLSGVSTADNSMMFTKVLTSWQRQLLREPGAVIVDRADLGTLGAQEGSTAWINNHAVKIVAAVDGLRGLGGVNVIASLSTAREIAETSAEHGSTYFVARLKQGAKAGEAQARLSQSSSSFGPYEVWTADVFARRSQRYWMLDTGAGAGVLFMAVIVCLVGAIVTSQSLKAVVAGSAREYAVLNALGVSRAALGRVVVEQACWIGGLGFVLAALASAVLLSIASSYRVPVALNLSAVLACGFLVAVLSLLSGLGAMRSLLRADPATLLR, encoded by the coding sequence ATGATTGCCCTGGCGCGCAAGACGCTGATCCATGAGTGGAGGCGCTTCGTCCCCTCGGTGTTCGCCGTGGGCTTTTCGGGCGTTCTGCTGGCCATGCAGGCCGCCTTGGTGCTGGGCATCTTCGGCTCTGCCGCGATCTACGTGACGGCTTCTTCGGCCGATCTCTGGGTGGGCTATCCGGGTACGCAAAGCGTGAACTTCGGTCGCAATATCGGCAGCGATGTGGAGATGCGTCTGCGCATGGATCCCGATGTGGCGGCCGTGGAATCCTATGTCTGGGTCGACGGTGACTGGCGCGCGCGCGCCGGTGCCCAGGGCGCGACCGGAGGCGGAGTCTCGGTCTATCTCTCGGGCGTCAGCACTGCGGACAACTCCATGATGTTCACCAAGGTGCTCACCTCCTGGCAGCGGCAGCTGCTGCGCGAGCCCGGTGCCGTGATTGTGGACCGGGCGGACCTGGGGACTTTGGGCGCGCAGGAAGGCAGCACGGCCTGGATCAACAACCATGCGGTCAAGATCGTGGCTGCCGTAGACGGCTTGCGCGGGCTGGGCGGCGTCAACGTGATCGCCTCGCTCAGCACGGCCCGCGAAATTGCAGAAACCAGTGCCGAGCATGGCAGCACCTATTTCGTGGCGCGGCTCAAGCAAGGCGCCAAGGCAGGCGAGGCACAGGCGAGATTGAGCCAGTCCAGCAGCAGCTTCGGCCCGTACGAGGTCTGGACGGCCGATGTTTTTGCGCGCCGCTCGCAGCGTTACTGGATGCTCGATACCGGAGCCGGCGCCGGCGTGCTCTTCATGGCCGTCATCGTCTGCCTGGTGGGTGCCATCGTGACCAGCCAGTCGCTCAAGGCGGTGGTGGCGGGGTCTGCCCGCGAGTATGCGGTGCTCAATGCCCTGGGCGTGAGCCGGGCGGCACTGGGCCGCGTGGTGGTCGAGCAGGCCTGCTGGATCGGCGGTCTGGGCTTTGTGCTGGCGGCCCTGGCCAGTGCGGTGCTGCTCAGCATTGCATCCAGCTATCGCGTCCCTGTGGCCCTGAACCTGTCCGCGGTACTCGCGTGCGGCTTTCTGGTGGCCGTGCTGTCGCTGCTGTCGGGTCTGGGCGCCATGCGCAGCCTGCTGCGTGCCGACCCGGCAACCCTGTTGCGTTAA
- a CDS encoding ABC transporter ATP-binding protein, whose protein sequence is MPAETMERVKTPAAAKDAVPSLEAVRLDKSFVSGIVQVHVLQGLSVSLYAGELSLISGPSGCGKSTLLSLMSGLQKPDAGHALALGEDLAKLGTAALEKFRLRHTGFVFQGFNLFPALTALEQVQLPLGYMGLRSAETLRRAKEALDEVGLSHRSHMRPAQLSGGEKQRVAIARAMAKQPRLLFADEPTSALDAESGQRVIDLLHRAARTHGTTVLCVSHDPRLVRHADRVLGMEDGAIRSDWRQNSPIKE, encoded by the coding sequence ATGCCAGCCGAGACCATGGAACGCGTCAAAACACCTGCTGCAGCCAAGGATGCTGTGCCCAGCCTCGAGGCCGTGCGCCTCGACAAATCCTTTGTGTCGGGCATCGTCCAGGTGCATGTGCTGCAAGGACTGTCCGTGAGCCTCTATGCGGGGGAGTTGAGCCTGATCTCCGGCCCTTCGGGCTGCGGCAAAAGCACGCTGCTGTCCCTGATGTCGGGTCTGCAGAAGCCCGATGCCGGTCATGCACTGGCACTGGGCGAGGACCTGGCCAAGCTCGGCACGGCGGCGCTGGAGAAATTTCGTCTGCGCCATACGGGCTTCGTCTTCCAGGGCTTCAATCTGTTTCCGGCCTTGACGGCACTGGAGCAGGTGCAGCTGCCGCTGGGCTATATGGGTCTCAGAAGCGCCGAGACATTGCGCCGTGCCAAGGAGGCGCTCGACGAAGTGGGGCTCTCGCACCGCAGTCATATGCGCCCGGCCCAGCTGTCGGGCGGCGAGAAGCAGCGTGTGGCCATCGCTCGTGCCATGGCCAAGCAGCCCCGTCTGCTGTTCGCCGACGAGCCCACCAGTGCGCTGGACGCCGAGAGCGGCCAGCGCGTCATTGACTTGCTGCACCGTGCAGCGCGCACGCACGGCACCACAGTGCTCTGCGTCAGCCATGACCCGCGTCTGGTGCGCCACGCCGATCGTGTGCTGGGCATGGAAGACGGCGCCATTCGCAGCGACTGGCGCCAGAACAGCCCCATCAAGGAATAA
- a CDS encoding HlyD family secretion protein produces MNPSPFRLSIVSGAPLLAAAVLMLGGCSPSQDAVSVITPAAAQIKPQSQVAVARGKIDVDGGLLDLSSAASGVVQQLLVKEGQSVQKGQLVLRLADDAARADLAVAESELQLAQTKLKTRQDRLPALKATLTRWQAAAKQGAADLQSVDEAVQALRDAQSEVDIATAEVTVAKRKAEQLRSLLQRHELRAPEAAVVVRLQAQGGSMLQSGSPVAVLLPKRPLIVRAEVNESYVTAIREGMKAQVAADADGSAARQAFPPATVLRISPVYGTARLQDDAQRGPVRVVECVLAFDQPPANVKVGQNVRVSFHE; encoded by the coding sequence ATGAACCCAAGCCCATTTCGTCTCAGCATTGTGTCGGGCGCGCCGCTGCTGGCGGCTGCCGTGCTGATGCTGGGCGGGTGCTCTCCGTCTCAGGACGCAGTCTCCGTGATCACGCCAGCTGCTGCCCAGATCAAGCCTCAAAGCCAGGTAGCCGTTGCGCGGGGCAAGATCGATGTAGACGGCGGTCTGCTCGACCTCTCGTCGGCCGCATCGGGCGTGGTGCAGCAATTGCTGGTCAAGGAAGGCCAGAGCGTACAGAAAGGCCAGCTGGTGCTGCGTCTCGCGGACGACGCAGCGCGCGCCGATCTGGCGGTGGCGGAGTCCGAGCTGCAGCTGGCACAGACCAAGCTCAAGACGCGCCAGGATCGCCTGCCCGCGCTCAAGGCCACGCTGACGCGCTGGCAGGCCGCTGCCAAACAGGGTGCGGCGGACCTGCAGAGCGTGGACGAAGCCGTGCAGGCCCTGCGTGACGCGCAGTCCGAAGTGGATATTGCGACGGCGGAAGTCACGGTCGCCAAGCGCAAGGCCGAGCAGCTGCGGTCCCTGCTGCAGCGCCATGAGCTGCGTGCGCCCGAGGCCGCCGTCGTGGTGCGTCTGCAGGCCCAGGGCGGCAGCATGCTGCAAAGCGGCAGCCCGGTGGCGGTGCTGCTGCCCAAGCGCCCTCTGATCGTGCGGGCCGAAGTCAACGAAAGCTATGTGACGGCGATTCGCGAAGGCATGAAAGCCCAGGTGGCCGCTGACGCAGACGGCAGCGCTGCCCGGCAGGCGTTTCCCCCTGCGACGGTGCTGCGCATCAGTCCCGTCTACGGCACGGCCCGGCTGCAGGACGACGCGCAGCGTGGCCCGGTAAGAGTTGTGGAATGCGTGCTGGCGTTTGATCAGCCGCCCGCCAATGTCAAGGTCGGTCAGAACGTGAGGGTCAGTTTCCATGAATAA
- a CDS encoding MtnX-like HAD-IB family phosphatase, with product MNKRIQIFPSPAGTASVGWMVQSDFDGTISLLDVTDTLLNRFGKPGWQDLEEAWERGDIGSRECMKGQVALLDMSEAELQNHLDGIEIDEHFAGFVAEARVHGIKVQVVSDGIDYAIRHVLARHGLGDLEVIANHLVQTGERSWRLDSPWASNRCTRASGNCKCERLAEQQAVHGRVLYIGDSTSDFCVSGKADFVLAKYKLIDYCESQGIAHARFEHFAQATQLLEQVLLGMEQTA from the coding sequence ATGAATAAGCGCATTCAGATTTTTCCGTCGCCTGCAGGTACAGCTTCGGTCGGCTGGATGGTGCAAAGCGATTTCGACGGCACCATCAGCCTGCTGGACGTGACCGATACCCTGCTCAACCGCTTTGGCAAGCCGGGCTGGCAGGATCTGGAAGAAGCCTGGGAGCGTGGCGATATCGGCTCGCGCGAATGCATGAAGGGGCAGGTGGCCCTGTTGGACATGAGCGAGGCCGAACTGCAGAACCATCTGGACGGCATAGAGATCGACGAGCACTTTGCCGGCTTCGTGGCCGAGGCCAGGGTGCATGGCATCAAGGTGCAGGTCGTCAGCGACGGCATCGACTATGCGATTCGCCATGTGCTTGCACGCCATGGCCTTGGGGATCTGGAAGTCATCGCCAATCACCTGGTGCAGACGGGAGAGCGCAGCTGGCGACTGGATTCGCCCTGGGCCAGCAATCGCTGCACACGGGCCAGCGGCAACTGCAAGTGCGAACGCCTTGCCGAGCAGCAGGCCGTGCACGGACGGGTGCTCTATATCGGCGACAGCACGTCGGACTTCTGCGTTTCCGGCAAGGCGGATTTCGTGCTGGCCAAGTACAAGCTCATCGACTATTGCGAGAGCCAGGGGATTGCCCATGCGCGCTTCGAGCATTTTGCGCAGGCCACCCAGCTGCTGGAGCAAGTCCTGCTCGGCATGGAGCAGACTGCATGA
- a CDS encoding alpha/beta hydrolase, with product MNAADGLGLLQQPDLLQLCVTPHEFVMPGEGRNARTGVLLIHGLTGTPAEMRLLAKGLNKQGFTVYGVQLAGHCGSMEDLVAARWTDWLASVESGLQRFSLHVDHVVVGGLSMGALLSLAVAERHPDKVAGVCALSTTFRYDGWSIPAYTKLAFLLPLFRLLGIGRNSVFMEAPPYGIKDEALRARVVEQMNSGDSSAAGLPGNPWWSVIELRALSANVQARLAQLRSPCLVMHAREDDISSVSNAHDIQRGAVNAHVDLVLLDNCYHMITIDRERRTVIAKLNEFIARIASSAAPARGANGQ from the coding sequence ATGAATGCTGCCGATGGATTGGGGCTGCTGCAGCAGCCGGATTTGCTGCAGCTGTGCGTGACGCCGCATGAGTTCGTCATGCCGGGCGAGGGCCGCAATGCCCGCACGGGCGTGCTGCTGATTCATGGCCTGACCGGCACGCCGGCCGAGATGCGCCTGCTCGCCAAAGGGCTGAACAAGCAGGGCTTCACGGTCTACGGGGTGCAGCTGGCAGGACATTGCGGCAGCATGGAAGACTTGGTGGCTGCCCGCTGGACGGACTGGCTGGCAAGTGTGGAGTCGGGTCTGCAGCGCTTTTCGCTGCATGTGGACCATGTGGTGGTCGGCGGTCTGTCCATGGGGGCGCTGTTGTCACTGGCCGTGGCCGAGCGCCATCCCGACAAGGTGGCCGGCGTCTGCGCGCTGTCCACCACCTTTCGCTATGACGGCTGGAGCATTCCGGCCTATACCAAGCTGGCGTTCCTGCTGCCGCTGTTCCGCCTGCTGGGCATCGGCCGCAACAGCGTCTTCATGGAGGCACCGCCCTACGGCATCAAGGACGAGGCCTTGCGCGCGCGCGTGGTCGAGCAGATGAACAGCGGCGACAGCTCTGCCGCAGGCCTGCCCGGCAATCCCTGGTGGAGCGTCATCGAGCTGCGCGCCCTGTCCGCGAATGTGCAGGCCAGACTGGCGCAGCTGCGTTCGCCCTGTCTGGTCATGCATGCCCGGGAAGACGATATTTCCTCGGTCAGCAATGCCCACGACATCCAGCGCGGCGCGGTCAACGCCCATGTCGACCTGGTGCTGCTGGACAATTGCTATCACATGATCACCATCGACCGCGAGCGCCGCACCGTGATCGCCAAGCTCAACGAATTCATCGCGCGCATCGCCAGCTCGGCCGCGCCTGCCAGGGGTGCGAATGGGCAGTGA